The bacterium sequence TTGCACACTATCGTGTGCATGTGAGGCAGATTCAGGGCTAAATAGGGAGAATTATTTAACGATTACAGATAGATAAGCCATATGCACACGATAGTGTGCATATGAAATGGGTTGTTCCGACACCATCATCCGTACCTGAGCCCCAGGCCGTGGGCTGCCATCTTTTTGATGAGGGTGTTTCTGTGGATCCCCAGCTCCCTGGCGGCTTCGGACTGGTTCCATCCGGACTTCCTCAGGGCTGACAGGATATACATTTTTTCAAACCTGCCTCTGGCATCCAGAAGACCTTTGGAACTGACCACGATCCCTCCATGGCTGCTGGGCTCTGGAAATACTACCTCGTTAGGCAGATCATGGACATCCAATGCGTTGTTATCCGCGGAGAAAGCAACAAGGCGCTCCAGCAGGTTTTCCATCTCCCGGATGTTCCCTGGCCAATGATATGTTTTGAATACCTCCATGGCCTCGGGTGTGACATCCGATACCTTCCTGTTCAGGCGATAGGCGATCTTCCCGAGGAAGTGCCGGACCAGCAGCGGGATATCACTCCTGCGCTCTCTGAGAGGGGGCAGGTGTACGGGAAGAACGTTGAGCCTGTAATACAAATCCTCCCTGAACTTGTGCTCGCTTATCAGTTCACGTAGATCCTGGTTCGTTGCGGAGATGATCTGGGCATTGACCCTGATGGACTGGCTGCCGCCAACTCGTGTTAATTCGCGCTCCTGAAGGACCCTGAGAAGTTTAGCCTGGAGGTCCTGTCTGAGTGTTGAGATCTCATCCAGAAACATGATCCCATCCTTGGCAAGTTCGAACTTGCCAATCCTTCTCTCATGGGCACCCGTGAACGATCCTTTCTCGTGCCCGAAAAATTCGCTCTCCAGCAGTTCCTGAGGGATAGCGGCACAGTTCACAGACACAAAGGAACCGCTGTTTCTCTGCCCTTTGGAGTGTATGATCCGCGCTATCAGCTCCTTTCCGGTCCCACTCTCGCCCGTTATGAGAACGTTGGAATCCGTTTTGCAGATCTGCTGAACGATACGAAATACTTCCTGCATGCCTCTGGATTTACCGACGATATTGCTGAAACCGCTCAGTTTGACCACTTCAGACCTGAGGTAAATAACCTCTCTCTTGAGTTGTCTTTTCTCCAGCGCTTTCTCCACAACTTTGAGCAATTCCGTTGAATCGAAAGGTTTCGCTATGTAATCAAAAGCGCCGTTTTTTATCGCCTGCACACCCAGGCGCGCACTGTCCGCGGCGGACAGCATGATCACTTCGGGAGGATCCGCCAACTTCATAATGGCGTCCAGAGTAGCCATTCCGCCCATCCCGGGCATCATCACATCCAGGATAATCAGATCTATCTCACTTTCACCCAGTGACTTCATGGCCATTTCACCGTTTTCAGCCATAAGAACGACAAAGAGATCCTCCAGGAGGGTCTCGAGAGATTCCCGCACCGGTGCTTCATCATCAACAACAAGA is a genomic window containing:
- a CDS encoding sigma-54 dependent transcriptional regulator, which produces MDTEKMVLNQTVLVVDDEAPVRESLETLLEDLFVVLMAENGEMAMKSLGESEIDLIILDVMMPGMGGMATLDAIMKLADPPEVIMLSAADSARLGVQAIKNGAFDYIAKPFDSTELLKVVEKALEKRQLKREVIYLRSEVVKLSGFSNIVGKSRGMQEVFRIVQQICKTDSNVLITGESGTGKELIARIIHSKGQRNSGSFVSVNCAAIPQELLESEFFGHEKGSFTGAHERRIGKFELAKDGIMFLDEISTLRQDLQAKLLRVLQERELTRVGGSQSIRVNAQIISATNQDLRELISEHKFREDLYYRLNVLPVHLPPLRERRSDIPLLVRHFLGKIAYRLNRKVSDVTPEAMEVFKTYHWPGNIREMENLLERLVAFSADNNALDVHDLPNEVVFPEPSSHGGIVVSSKGLLDARGRFEKMYILSALRKSGWNQSEAARELGIHRNTLIKKMAAHGLGLRYG